The following are from one region of the Petrotoga mobilis SJ95 genome:
- a CDS encoding aldo/keto reductase — MRITSIYDNTELANKVKIPWLGYGTYKAHGDELIEGVKYALNIGYRLIDTAEMYENEEEIGKAIRQSKIPRDEIFITSKVWNTNQGFESTLNSFENSLKRLGTDYLDLYLIHWPVSGRYIETWKALEKLYKEGRVRAIGVSNFLIHHLQDIINNCEITPMVNQVEFHPYLLQRDLLDFCQRNKIQLEAWSPLMRGRVQNIPQIVDIANKYKKTPAQIVLRWDLQHGVVTIPKSVHKERIKENADIFDFELTEEEMKIIDNLDQSKRFGANPDDF; from the coding sequence ATGAGAATTACAAGCATCTATGATAACACAGAATTAGCCAATAAAGTGAAAATCCCTTGGTTGGGCTATGGGACGTACAAAGCCCATGGAGATGAGTTGATAGAGGGTGTAAAGTACGCTTTAAATATAGGATACAGATTGATAGATACTGCAGAAATGTACGAAAACGAAGAAGAGATAGGTAAAGCAATCAGGCAAAGTAAAATACCGAGAGATGAAATTTTTATAACCTCCAAAGTATGGAATACGAACCAAGGTTTTGAAAGTACTTTAAACTCTTTTGAAAATTCATTAAAAAGATTGGGAACAGATTATTTAGACTTATACTTAATTCATTGGCCTGTAAGTGGAAGATATATAGAAACCTGGAAAGCTCTTGAAAAGCTGTATAAGGAAGGTAGAGTAAGGGCTATTGGTGTGAGTAACTTTTTAATTCATCATCTCCAAGATATAATAAACAACTGTGAAATTACCCCTATGGTGAATCAAGTAGAATTTCATCCATACTTACTGCAAAGAGATCTTTTGGATTTCTGTCAAAGAAATAAGATACAGCTAGAGGCTTGGAGTCCATTAATGAGAGGAAGAGTTCAAAACATACCTCAGATAGTTGATATAGCAAATAAGTATAAAAAAACTCCCGCACAAATAGTATTGAGATGGGACTTGCAACATGGGGTGGTAACCATTCCAAAATCTGTGCACAAGGAAAGGATAAAAGAAAATGCTGATATTTTCGACTTTGAACTAACAGAGGAAGAAATGAAGATAATAGACAATTTAGATCAAAGTAAAAGATTTGGGGCAAATCCCGATGATTTTTAA
- a CDS encoding class I SAM-dependent methyltransferase, whose product MKVDEVIKKVNNDLNPVKEKEIKRTPSFEHYYTENPTSELTVKELVLILKNGHKYLFKAPSGVYGKKRIDRASILLIEKVELTNEKVLDMGCGYGVIGISLKREFPDIDLYMSDVNNRAVDFSKINAKNNNVNAVIKQGNLFKPWEDDYFDVIVSNPPIVAGKEVLHELIEESYHHLNENGKIYLVAYHNKGGKALESYMEQIFGNVKELEKSGGFRVYLSIKRG is encoded by the coding sequence ATGAAAGTTGACGAAGTAATAAAAAAAGTTAATAACGATCTGAACCCTGTAAAAGAAAAAGAAATCAAAAGAACACCCTCTTTTGAGCATTACTACACCGAAAACCCAACTTCAGAACTAACGGTAAAAGAATTAGTTTTAATATTAAAAAATGGGCATAAGTATCTTTTTAAAGCCCCTTCTGGAGTGTATGGAAAGAAAAGGATAGACAGGGCAAGCATTTTATTAATCGAAAAAGTAGAATTAACAAATGAAAAAGTTTTGGACATGGGATGCGGATATGGTGTAATAGGTATATCCTTAAAAAGAGAGTTTCCGGACATAGATCTGTATATGAGTGACGTAAACAACAGAGCAGTTGATTTTTCTAAGATAAATGCCAAAAATAACAACGTGAACGCTGTGATCAAACAAGGAAATCTATTCAAACCATGGGAAGATGACTACTTCGATGTTATTGTTAGCAACCCTCCAATAGTTGCAGGTAAAGAAGTATTACATGAACTAATCGAAGAATCTTATCACCATTTGAATGAAAATGGCAAGATATATTTAGTTGCTTACCACAATAAGGGTGGGAAAGCGTTAGAAAGTTACATGGAACAAATTTTTGGCAACGTAAAAGAGTTGGAAAAATCCGGAGGTTTTAGAGTTTATCTTTCGATAAAGAGGGGCTAA
- a CDS encoding energy-coupling factor ABC transporter ATP-binding protein, giving the protein MFFGCKNLSFSYYEKKVLTNINLDVKKGEFVGLVGSNGSGKSTLLKLLCGILFPQEGEVIIKDQKLDEHNRIKVGYIFQNPENQIIGVTVEEDVAFGLENIGVPREKMLERIEWALSTVGLEGLNHADPNALSGGQKQRLAIASILAMEPEIILMDEPTSMLDPKGRNEIYKVIRNLREIGETIIIASHHYSDLEHVDKIIALNDGEIVYEGEKDQFYKSNVIQSELPFNEKIKRQFNADLKELVDEICR; this is encoded by the coding sequence ATGTTTTTTGGATGCAAAAATCTTTCTTTCAGTTATTATGAAAAAAAAGTACTAACGAATATCAATTTAGACGTCAAAAAAGGCGAGTTTGTTGGTTTAGTTGGGAGTAATGGAAGTGGAAAATCTACGCTTCTAAAGCTTCTATGTGGTATTTTATTTCCTCAAGAGGGAGAAGTAATTATCAAAGACCAAAAATTAGATGAACACAATAGAATAAAGGTAGGTTATATTTTTCAAAACCCTGAAAATCAAATTATAGGGGTAACGGTTGAAGAGGATGTGGCTTTTGGGTTAGAAAACATAGGGGTCCCAAGAGAAAAAATGCTAGAAAGAATCGAATGGGCACTTTCAACGGTAGGGTTAGAAGGGTTGAACCACGCAGACCCAAATGCATTATCTGGAGGGCAAAAACAAAGGCTTGCAATAGCCTCTATTCTGGCAATGGAACCTGAGATTATACTCATGGATGAACCTACTTCAATGTTAGATCCAAAAGGTCGAAATGAAATCTATAAAGTTATACGCAATCTCAGAGAAATAGGAGAAACGATCATAATTGCCTCTCATCATTATTCTGACCTGGAGCATGTAGACAAAATAATCGCTCTCAACGATGGAGAGATTGTTTATGAAGGGGAGAAAGATCAATTTTACAAAAGTAACGTTATTCAATCTGAACTACCTTTCAACGAAAAAATAAAAAGACAATTTAATGCTGATTTAAAAGAGTTGGTTGATGAAATATGTCGATAA
- a CDS encoding ATP-binding cassette domain-containing protein: protein MSIMFEDVSFTYALNTPFQKTALKNINLEIKKGDLWLFVGHTGSGKTTLISLMNGLLLPRQGKVLVEGLSTKDKKVNIKDIRKKIGIVFQYPESQFFLPTVKEEIMFAPKNFGVQLSDDLLKYYLELVKLPESYLEKNPFELSGGEMRKVAIISVLSYNPDYIIFDEPTVGLDYVTKTSIFNLIKELHNLGKTIIISTHWIDEFASLKPNVLLLKNGEEAFKGNFDEFVLLDEKTLLEAGIIFNEKMQLYKCAIKTGKKELAEKISSI from the coding sequence ATGTCGATAATGTTTGAAGATGTAAGTTTTACTTACGCATTGAATACACCTTTTCAAAAGACAGCCCTAAAAAATATTAATCTGGAAATTAAAAAAGGGGACTTATGGTTATTCGTTGGACATACAGGATCTGGGAAAACTACATTGATAAGTTTAATGAATGGATTACTTCTACCCCGACAAGGAAAAGTCTTAGTTGAGGGATTATCCACAAAAGACAAAAAGGTCAACATAAAAGATATCAGAAAGAAGATAGGCATAGTTTTTCAATACCCTGAATCCCAATTTTTTCTTCCCACTGTAAAGGAAGAAATAATGTTTGCACCAAAAAATTTTGGGGTTCAACTAAGTGATGATTTACTAAAGTATTATTTAGAGTTGGTAAAGTTACCGGAATCATACCTCGAAAAAAATCCATTCGAACTCTCAGGTGGAGAAATGAGGAAGGTAGCTATTATCTCTGTTCTCTCATATAACCCTGATTATATAATCTTTGACGAACCCACTGTTGGATTAGATTACGTAACAAAAACTTCTATATTCAACCTTATAAAAGAACTTCACAACTTGGGAAAGACCATAATAATATCAACCCATTGGATAGACGAATTCGCCAGTTTGAAACCTAACGTACTGCTGTTAAAAAATGGAGAAGAAGCTTTTAAAGGCAATTTTGACGAATTTGTTTTACTGGATGAAAAAACTCTCTTGGAAGCTGGTATAATATTCAATGAAAAGATGCAATTGTATAAATGTGCTATAAAAACCGGGAAAAAGGAATTGGCTGAAAAGATTTCATCTATTTAA